The sequence below is a genomic window from Elusimicrobiales bacterium.
TGAGGACCTGGCGCTTGCCTCCCGCGATTTGCGCGAGCTGCGCATAAAACAGTTCGCGCTGCGCGACACGCCCAACATGCTCTGTGTGGGCGCGGATCTGGCGGAAATTCTGGACAGTCTGGGATAGGAGGCGGCATATGAAAGTTCTGGGAATTGTGATGGCGGGCGGCAAGGGCGAGCGGCTGTACCCGCTCACCAAGGAACGTTCCAAGCCGGCGGTGCCCTTCGGCGGAAAGTACAGAATCATAGATTTCGTCCTTTCCAATTTCGTCAACTCGGGCGTGTTCTCCTCCTACCTGCTGGTGCAGTACATGTCGCAGTCGCTTATTGAATATGTGCGCATGAGTTGGAGGCTAAGCGGTATCACCAACGACCAGTTCATCACCATAGTGCCGCCGCAAATGCGGCTGGGCGAGATGTGGTACCGCGGCACAGCCGACGCCGTGCGCCAGAACCTCAACATAATAAGCGACTTCAAGCCCGACATCCTGGCCATATTCGGCGCCGACCACGTCTACCGCTGCGACGTGCGCCAGATGATAGATTTCCACGTCGCCAACAACGCCGACGTGACAATAGCCGCGCTGACGGTGCCGATAAAACAGGCCAGCGCCTTCGGCACCATAATGACGGATTCAAAAGGCCGCGTTACCGGCTTCGAGGAAAAGCCTGCCAACCCGAAACCCATTCCCGGCAATCCGGGCTGCGTGTACGCCTCCATGGGCAATTATATTTTCAACTACAACTCGCTGGTGAAAATATTTCACGAGGAACATGCCGAAATGCCGGGGCTTGATTTCGGCAAGAGCATTCTGCCGGCGATATGCAAGCGCTACCGCGTATTCGCGTGGAATTTCCATTCGCAGACGCTGCCCGGCATAAAATCCTACGAGGAAAAAGGCTACTGGCGCGACGTGGGGACCATACAGAGCTACTGGCAGACCAACATGGACCTCCTGGGCGAAAAGCCCAGGCTGGACCTTAGCAACCGCAGCTGGCAGATACATTCGGCCAGCTACAATTCCCCGCCGGCGAAATTCATAGGCGCCGACGTGCGCGATTCCATGATAAGCGACGGCTGCATCATAGACAACGCCTCCATACACCACAGCATACTGGGCCGCGGCGTAACGGTGCACGAGAAATGCGTCATTGAGGACTGCATCATAATGGACGCCTGCGAAATCCGCCCCGGCACCCGCCTCAAGAAGGTGATAGTGGACCGCTTCAACACGCTGGGCCCCAAAATCTCCATAGGCCACGACCCGGACGAGGACGCGCAGCACCATTACATAGACCCCTCCGGCATAGCCGTAATCCCCAGGGGCCGCACGCTGATCTGATGGTTACCAAAAAAATCAGGCTGGAGGATTCGGCGCAGGCGCTGGCCGTGCTGGGCGCGCAGGACAGCAGGCTGCGCCAGCTGGAGCGCGAACTGCGCGTGGGCATTTTCGTCCGCCACGACCCGGACGGGCAGGCTGTGGAGTTGTCGGTGCGGGGCAGTGTTTCCAGAGTGGACAAGGCGCTCTCGCGCATAAGGGCCGCCGCGCAGCAGCCGCCGCCGCGCCAGCCCTCCCCGCGGGAGGAAGAGGCCGCCTGCCGCAGGCCCGCCGTTCCGCGCTCGCCGCGGCAGAAGCGGTATCTGGAGGCGATTTTCGAGCATGACCTGGTAATCGCCACCGGCCCGGCGGGAACCGGCAAGACCTATCTGGCCGTGGCCGCCGCGCTGCGCGCGCTGGAGCTGAACCTGGCCGAGCGTATTATCCTCACCCGCCCCATAGTGGAAGCGGGGGAGAAGCTGGGCTTTCTGCCCGGCGACCTCTACGAGAAGGTGCATCCCTATCTGCGCCCGCTCTACGACGCTTTTTACGCCATGCTGGGGCCGGAGCGGCTGCGCGCCTGGCGCGATGACGGCGTGGTGGAGATAGTGCCGCTGGCCTACATGCGCGGGCGCACGTTGGAAAACGCTTTCATAATTCTGGACGAGGCGCAGAACACCGCGCCCGAGCAGATGAAAATGTTCCTGACCCGCATGGGCCTCAACTCCAAAATGGTCATCACCGGCGATACCAGCCAGACGGATTTGCGCGACAAGTCGCAGAGCGGGCTGCTGCACGCCATGCAGGTGCTGCGCAAAATCCCGGCGGTGGGATTTGTTCGGTTTTCAAGCGAGGACGTGGTGCGCCATCCTCTGGTGCGCGAGATAGTGGACGCCTACGACAAATGGGAAAAAGCGAAAAAATAACGGGCCGCGCAAAGCGGGTGGGCGTTTTTTACGAGGCCGCCGTCCCGCGCGGAAGCAGGCCGCCGCAGGCGATACTGAAAAAAGCGGTTTCCCGCGCGCTGGGCAAAACCGGCGGCGCCGTGTGCGTGATTTTTGTGGACGGAACACGCATCAGGCGGCTCAACCGCCGCTGGCTGAAAAAAAACCGGCTGACCGATGTGATAGCCTTTTCCTATCCCGCCGCGCCGGGCGCGCCGCTTGGCGATATTTTCGTATGCGCGGAGCAGGCCGCGCGCCAGGCCGCGCGGCTGGGCCATAGCCTGAAAAAAGAGCTTTTGATTCTGGCGGCGCACGGCGCGCTGCACCTTGCCGGCATGGACGACGACACCGCCGCCCGCCGCGCGGACATGAACGCCGCCGCACTTAAAATTCTGGAGGATTTATGACGCACGCAGCCGACACTCTGGTCCGCATGGCCGAGGACATGGAAAGGGCCGTCTCCAATCTGGGGCTTAAAAACTACCACTGCGAAAATCTGGAGCTGCTCTGGACCGGCGAGCTGGAAACCGACGAGGACGGCGCCGCCTACCCCAACCCGCCCGCCATACTGGAATGGGACCGCAGCCGCGACGGCTACCGCGGTTTTCTCAAAATGGCCAAATCTCTGGGCGCGCCCGTAATCTACACAAAGGCGCGGCGTTTCCTGTGGCAGGAGGAGCTTTTCGGCTTTCTGGACCTGCCGGACGTCTCGCCCGGGGAAGAGCTGCGCATAAAGGCCGCCGCGCGCCGCTTTACCGCATACGACGGATACGTGGGCTGCGTGATGCTGGCCTTCAAGCTGGGCGACGTCTGGCACAGCTATCAGGAAATGGCGCCCTGGTACCGCCGTTTTCTGGACGCCATGGACGGCTGCCTGCCGGAAAACTGCGCCGGCTGACAAGCCCGGCATGGGAAATTTGCCCAAAAGTTCGCCCGGGAACCTAACCTGAATGTTTCAGTTGAATTGTGGGATTCGGCGGCGGACGGCGGGATATGCCTGCCAAGTTCCGCGCCGGACTGTCCTCGCCAGTCGCCGTCGAATCCCGCTGCTCTATTGCACACTCCGGGGTCAAGGTAAAACTGTCGCGCAGAGCAGCCCGTCAAAACCGCGGCGCGGCTTTGCGGCGCAAAGCGCGGCCCGCGACGCGGCGTTGGCCCGCCACAGACGCGCCGGTTCCGCATTGCCGCGCCCGGCATAAAGCCGGGCCAGCGACGCGGCGGGGGAGATATATGCGGGCTCCAGGGCGGCGGCGGTTTTGAAGTCCGCTTCCGCGCGGGAATCAAAACCCAGCTTCTCGTATATTTTTCCGCGCGCGAGGCGGTATACCGCGTTATGCGGGCTGAGGCCGGCGGCGCGGTTGATTTCATCCAGCGCGATGTACGGATTTGGCTGATTCAGGGAAAG
It includes:
- a CDS encoding PhoH family protein yields the protein MVTKKIRLEDSAQALAVLGAQDSRLRQLERELRVGIFVRHDPDGQAVELSVRGSVSRVDKALSRIRAAAQQPPPRQPSPREEEAACRRPAVPRSPRQKRYLEAIFEHDLVIATGPAGTGKTYLAVAAALRALELNLAERIILTRPIVEAGEKLGFLPGDLYEKVHPYLRPLYDAFYAMLGPERLRAWRDDGVVEIVPLAYMRGRTLENAFIILDEAQNTAPEQMKMFLTRMGLNSKMVITGDTSQTDLRDKSQSGLLHAMQVLRKIPAVGFVRFSSEDVVRHPLVREIVDAYDKWEKAKK
- the glgC gene encoding glucose-1-phosphate adenylyltransferase, whose product is MKVLGIVMAGGKGERLYPLTKERSKPAVPFGGKYRIIDFVLSNFVNSGVFSSYLLVQYMSQSLIEYVRMSWRLSGITNDQFITIVPPQMRLGEMWYRGTADAVRQNLNIISDFKPDILAIFGADHVYRCDVRQMIDFHVANNADVTIAALTVPIKQASAFGTIMTDSKGRVTGFEEKPANPKPIPGNPGCVYASMGNYIFNYNSLVKIFHEEHAEMPGLDFGKSILPAICKRYRVFAWNFHSQTLPGIKSYEEKGYWRDVGTIQSYWQTNMDLLGEKPRLDLSNRSWQIHSASYNSPPAKFIGADVRDSMISDGCIIDNASIHHSILGRGVTVHEKCVIEDCIIMDACEIRPGTRLKKVIVDRFNTLGPKISIGHDPDEDAQHHYIDPSGIAVIPRGRTLI
- the ybeY gene encoding rRNA maturation RNase YbeY — protein: MGKSEKITGRAKRVGVFYEAAVPRGSRPPQAILKKAVSRALGKTGGAVCVIFVDGTRIRRLNRRWLKKNRLTDVIAFSYPAAPGAPLGDIFVCAEQAARQAARLGHSLKKELLILAAHGALHLAGMDDDTAARRADMNAAALKILEDL